From the Lathyrus oleraceus cultivar Zhongwan6 chromosome 4, CAAS_Psat_ZW6_1.0, whole genome shotgun sequence genome, one window contains:
- the LOC127136696 gene encoding uncharacterized protein LOC127136696 has product MSQHQNISASKITKSTQKVSAPPMDIPDDEILDVVPLSVIPCEALDLNHPIDASASACSDQGNSSCIPSGSTPTTNSKEDIHHTDRVIRNLVTRILNEGHSVKGVSTPLSQMHPSPEVEQHSEKGDDSSSSKKDMVAEGLCSLGQTVSDKGKYVAAKTANASHFEKHDDANDVIDLEDDRSDDQEDNLLCHLKPSVAKRMKTRKGRSVAELMSARKAKKTVGIGPSKSWSKWKFVIQRRVVVERELGKDVADVKEVKDLIKAVGLLKIVVGFSQCYEGLVKEFIVDIPEDIADKNSKEFCKVFVRGRKIEGAGELEATDNKVYREITTKQVKGWPIKKHLPVGKLTLKYAILHKIGAANWVPTNHISTIDNTLGRFIFASGTKPTSKVGIIVELKETCKELGEGIRVATARKQSLEALIASLEQAEGENIEHAKEVEAHTSSERSADNDETSGNYVSGAAEAASSSSTD; this is encoded by the exons atgtcacaacatcaaaaTATTTCTGCTTCAAAAATTACTAAGTCTACTCAAAAGGTTAGCGCTCCTCCCATGGACATTCCCGATGATGAGATTCTAGATGTGGTTCCTCTCTCAGTTATTCCCTGCGAGGCCCTTGATTTGAACCATCCCATTGATGCCTCAGCTTCTGCATGCTCTGATCAAGGTAACTCCTCTTGTATTCCTTCTGGTTCAACTCCTACCACAAATTCTAAGGAAGATATACACCACACTGATCGTGTtataagaaacctagtcactagaatccttaatgaaggacattctgtGAAGGGAGTTTCTACTCCCCTGTCTCAAATGcacccctctcctgaggttgaacaACATAGTGAGAAGGGTGACGATTCCTCCAGTTCTAAAAAGGACATGGTTGCTGAAGGGTTGTGCTCTCTAGGGCAAACTGTGTCTGATAAAGGAAAATATGTGGCAGCTAAAACTGCCAATGCTTCCCACTTCGAGAAGCATGATGATGCAAACGatgtgattgacctagaggatgataggtcTGATGATCAAGAGGATAACTTACTTTGTCACTTAAAGCCAAGCGTGGCTAAACGCATGAAGACTCGAAAAGGAAGATCTGTGGCTGAACTTATGTCAGCTAGAAAAGCTAAGAAGACTGTTGGTATTggtccctccaaatcttggagcaag tggaaatttgtgattcaaagaaGGGTGGTTGTGGAAAGGGAGTTGGGAAAAGATGTTGCTGATGTCAAGGAGGTCAAGGACCTGATAAAGGCTGTTGGGTTGTTGAAGATTGTGGTTGGGTTCTCTCAATGTTATGAGGGTTTAGTTAAGGAATTCATTGTTGACATTCCTGAGGATATTGCTGATAAGAACAGCAAGGAattttgcaaggtgtttgtgaGGG GAAGAAAAATTGAGGGTGCAGGTGAATTGGAAGCTACAGACAATAAGGTCTATAGAGAGATTACAACTAAGCAAGTGAAAGGTTGGCCtattaaaaagcatcttcctgTTGGGAAGTTGACTCTCAAGTATGCtatattgcataaaataggagCTGCAAATTGGGTCCCTACCAACCATATTTCCACCATTGATAATACCCTTGGAAGGTTTATTTTTGCTTCTGGAACCAAA CCAACCTCAAAAGTTGGAATAATTGTTGAGCTTAAggagacttgcaaagagctgggtgaagggataagggtagcaacagcTAGGAAACAATCGTTGGAAGCCTTAATTGCAAGCTTGGAGCAGGCTGAAGGTGAAAATATTGAACATGCTAAGGAAGTTGAAGCCCACACCTCCAGTGAGAGGTCTGCAGACAATGATGAGACAAGTGGCAATTATGTTTCTGGTGCTGCTGaagctgcaagctcaagctcTACTGATTAG
- the LOC127136697 gene encoding uncharacterized protein LOC127136697 has translation MGSERRKALPFKAKMPDTANISRLLNELPACFKVTLQGKFGHILDLLSVDVQTPAITALAQFYDPPLRSFLFQDFQLTPTLKEFDRLLGFSMKGRTPYNRIGQVPEVEMLALALHIPISDALANWKKRENLFGFWRAYLEEEAERLFEIHHWDALANMLALLIYGLVLFPTHEGFIDSAAISIFWAVWKDKQSLVPPLLADTFHTFHTRHQRKNGMLICCLPLLYNWLISYVFKPDAHISEMSSGEWARTLVSLSSKDIIWYRHKLNVEEIIISCGSFPNVPLIGSKGCISYNPMLALRQFGYPMRGKPDDKELEEMVLNDMGTNDPFLLRKIIRSWEKVHTKGT, from the coding sequence ATGGGTTCAGAAAGAAGGAAAGCATTACCATTCAAAGCCAAAATGCCAGATACTGCCAACATATCAAGACTTCTGAATGAACTTCCTGCCTGCTTCAAGGTTACTTTGCAAGGAAAGTTTGGCCACATCTTGGATCTTCTCTCAGTAGATGTTCAAACACCAGCCATCACTGCTTtagctcagttctatgatcctccgCTTCGAAGTTTCTTATTCCAAGACTTTCAGTTGACTCCAACCTTGAAGGAATTCGACCGGCTCTTGGGATTTTCTATGAAAGGAAGGACACCGTATAATAGGATTGGTCAGGTACCTGAGGTAGAGATGCTAGCCCTTGCACTCCACATCCCCATATCTGATGCATTGGCTAATTGGAAGAAAAGGGAGAATCTCTTTGGTTTTTGGAGGGCTTACCTAGAAGAAGAAGCAGAAAGGTTGTTTGAGATACATCATTGGGATGCATTGGCAAATATGTTAGCTCTTCTCATATATGGGCTAGTATTGTTCCCAACCCATGAAGGTTTTATAGATTCAGCTGCCATAAGTATCTTTTGGGCCGTTTGGAAGGATAAACAAAGTTTGGTTCCTCCACTACTAGCTGACACTTTCCATACTTTTCATACTCGACATCAAAGGAAGAATGGAATGCTGATATGTTGCCTTCCATTGCTCTATAATTGGCTTATCTCATATGTGTTTAAGCCTGATGCTCACATTAGTGAGATGTCCAGTGGGGAGTGGGCAAGAACTCTGGTGTCTTTGTCTAGTAAGGATATCATTTGGTACCGACACAAGCTGAATGTTGAAGAAATCATTATCAGTTGTGGTAGTTTCCCAAATGTACCACTAATAGGATCTAAAGGTTGCATCAGCTACAACCCCATGTTAGCTTTGCGACAGTTTGGATACCCTATGCGTGGGAAGCCCGATGATAAAGAGTTAGAAGAGATGGTTTTGAATGATATGGGAACCAATGATCCTTTTCTCCTTCGTAAGATCATTCGATCTTGGGAAAAGGTGCATACCAAAGGAACATAA